Below is a genomic region from Bartonella harrusi.
TCGTCCTGAAACATAGAAAGAATCTTTATCAGCTGATTCTTCAATTTTAAGGGCGACATTGCCTTCAGCTTCTTTGAACAAACGATCACGGATAACACGGCTTGTTACTTTATCGCCTTCGGTTCCGGCAAGGGGGCTATCATTGACGAGAAAGCTCATAGTAACAGTAGGAGGATCAATTGGTTGAGCGGTGAGAGGTTCATTAACTGTAGGATCACAGAAAGTATCGGCAACGGTACCTTTTTGTAGACCGGCAATTGCTACAATATCGCCGGCAACACTTTCTTCAATAGGTTGTCTTTCCAACCCACGAAATGCCAAAATTTTTGAAATACGCCCAGTTTCGAGAAGTTTTCCATCTTGCCCAAGCACTTTAACACTTTGATTGGGTTTTATAGAGCCCGAATGAATGCGCCCTGTAATAATTCGCCCAAGAAAGGGATCTGCCTCAAGAATAGTTCCGATCATACGAAATGGCCCCTCTGCGACATGAGGGGAAGGGACATGGCGGGTGACAAGATCAAACAAAGGAGTAAGTCCTTGATCTTTCGGACCTTCAGGAGTTTCAGCCATCCATCCATCCCGACCCGATCCATAAAGAATGGGAAAATCAAGTTGTTCATCGGTTGCATCAAGAGCAGCAAAAAGATCAAAAACCTCATTGATGACTTCATCAGCGCGTGCATCAGCGCGATCAATTTTATTGATAGCAACAATTGGACGTAAACCTACTTTTAATGCTTTTCCAACGACAAATTTTGTTTGCGGCATTGGACCCTCAGCAGCATCAACAAGCACAATTGCACCGTCAACCATGTTCAAAATACGTTCAACCTCTCCACCAAAATCAGCGTGACCTGGTGTATCAACAATGTTAATTCTGGTATCTTTCCAAATAACAGAGGTGACTTTTGCTAGAATTGTAATTCCGCGTTCTTTTTCGATGTCATTTGAATCCATCATACGTTCGCTGGTACGCTGATTATCACGAAAGTTCCCTGATTGTTTGAGAAGCTCGTCTACAAGTGTTGTTTTGCCATGGTCAACATGGGCAATGATGGCGATATTACGCAATTGCATAAATTTTCTTCTTTTCGTTTAATGAAATCTCATTTGAGGCAACGCCTTTGCGTTCCTTACCTTATTCTTACACAACCTTTTACATGTTTTTTTATAATTTTGGAAGAGGGATAAGAAAAACAATTCAATCAATTACTGTGTCTTACAGTAAAGAATTGAGTGATTATTGATTTCATTATATTTTTTGAAGTGTTATCTTTAGTTTCGGGGATTTTTAATCGATTCTAGAACACGTTTTTAAAGATCTGCAGTTTTATATAAAAGTTTTTTGATGTTCTGTTTATTTGAAGAACTTTTCCAAAAACCTTTGAATGTGTAAGCATTTCAAATGAGGTATGCACTAGAAAACAAATACTGTAATTTGCTCGTTTATAATATCGTTGTTCTTTTCTTATTATGTTGGAATGTTCAATACATAAAATAGTTTCCCATTTTATTATGCATTAAAAAAATATTTATTTTCAGGTTATGAAGAGGGGGAATTTTGTATGAATAAATGAGGTCTGAGAAAGGACGTGATATGCCTTTCATGAACGGTCTTAATGCAAGAGCATTTATAAAATTAGATGTTAGCAAATAGAATTCTAATGTTTATTTTTCTTTATGTTAACTTCGTTTTTTCTTTAGAGAGTACGTTAACATACATTCACTTTACTCTCATTTTTTTGACTCTTCATTGAATATTTTATGTTTCTTCATAAGTGAAGCATTTTAAATAATGAACTATGACAACATTAAAAGAATTTATTTAAAATGTATGGTGCTTTTTTATATTTTAAAAAACAAGGTTTTGTTCACACACTGCTTATAGAGCAAAGATTTTAAGTTGTATGAGGTGTATTTTTGCTTTCCATATTAGAGCAGAGTTCCAGATAAGATAAAGGAAGCAACAGAAAAATAGATCACGATTCCCATGACATCCACTAAAGTTGCGACAAGAGGAGCTGAAGCACTTGCTGGATCAAATCCAAAACGTTTAAGAATAAAGGGAAGCATAGAGCCGGATAAAGAACCAAAGGTGACAATTCCAACTAAAGCTGCACCCACTGTTATAGCAATAAAAATCCAATGTTCACCATAATTGTAAATACCAAGTTCTTGCCAAAGAGCAATACGCATCATTCCAATAAGTCCAAGTAAAAGGCCAAGAGATATCCCAGCTGGAATTTCACGGAGGATAATTTTCCACCAATCTTTGAGTGTGAGCTCACGTAAAGCTAAAGCACGAATAATAAGGGATGTTGCTTGCGAACCCGAGTTTCCTCCCGAACTCATAATGAGAGGGATAAACAGAGTGAGAGTGATGACTTTTTCAAGTTCTGTTTCGAAATATTGCATAGCGCTTGCAGTGAGCATTTCACCAAGAAAAAGTAATGCGAGCCAACCGCCACGTTTTTTCATCATTCCTAGAAAATTGATTTGCATGTAGGGCTTATCAAGAGCTTCCATACCCCCAAATTTATAAGCATCTTCACTCATTTCCTCAACCATTGTATCAAGTACGTCATCGACTGTCACAATACCAATGACATGATTACTATCATCAATAACTGGTACAGAGAGAAGATCATGGCGTTGAAAAAGACGAGCGATGTCTTCATGATGTGTAAAGGGAGATATTGTAATAGGTGTGTCATGTGTAGAGATATTGAGAATTTGATCATCAGGTGAGGCAAGGATAAGGCTACGCAGTGAAACAGCCTTGAGAAGAGTGCCTGTTTTAGGATCGATAACATAGCTCGTGTAAACTGTTTCGCGTGTTCGTTCAACATCACGAATGTAATCCAGAGTTCTTTTTACGGTCCAGTTTGCGGGGATCGCTATAAACTCTGTAGTCATTAGCGCACCCGCTGTATGATCAGGGTAACTGGTTAGTTTTTTTAGTTCAGCGCGCGTTAAAGGTTTGAGCAATGCATAAAGCTTTTTGCAGGTTTCCTGATCCATTTCTTGAAAGACATCTGCGGCAGCATCAGCGGACATACCATCAAGAATTTCAACTGAATGATTCACAGGGAGAAGTTCAAGAATAGCTGCTGGTTGTTCAAGCTCTGGTTTGTCAAACAGTTCAATGGCGTAATCAAGAGGCAAAAGGCTAAGAACAGCTACACGCTGCATGATATCGAGATCATTGATAATATCAATCGAGTCAGCAAAATGAAGATTTTTTAATTTCTCGGCGAGAACTTCAGGTGAAGAATTTTTGAAGTCGAAGGTCGTTTTAATTTCAGTCATAACAAAGTACCTTCCGAAGGATTGGAGAATAATAAATTTATATCATGGATAGGTATACAAAAGTTATGGAAGATTTTAGAAAACCTCCCCAATTGTGGTTATTCAATTGTTAATATTTGAAGAAAAGTCAAGGATAGATTACGGATTATAAACAATTTCATGAATAAGATATATAGAAATTTTCATTTTTTTATCTTCTTATAAGAAAAATAGTCTTGATGTTTGCTTTTAAAAGAGAAATCTGAAAAGCATTTTTGCAACGCACACAATAATTTTAGTATATTATTAATTTGTGTCGTAAAGGTAATTATTATACATCAAACTCATAATGGAGAGAGAAAATATTATGACAAAAGAAGCAGTGTTGGACTGGAAAGGATTTTCAGGGCTTCCTGATTTTTCTTCAATAAGCGATGAAGATTTTAGACCCGCTTTTGAACAGGCTCTTCAAGAAGCAGAACAAGAACTAGAGACAATTGCAACAGTTCAAGAACCAGCGACACTCGAGAGTTTTTTACAACCTTTTGAGCTTTCTGGCAAAGCGCTTGATCGTGTTTGTTCAATCTTTTTCTTGCGTTCGAGTGCAGATAGTAATGCATTGATTCAGAAGTTAGAACAAGAGTTTGTTGTAAAACTTTCTCGCTATTCTTCTAAAATTATGATGGATGCACGAATATTTACGAAAATAGATGCACTATATAAACAGTCACAACAAGGCATGTATGATAGTGAAACAACACGTGTTCTTGAATTATGGTGGAAAAAGTTTGTTTGTAACGGTGCAAGGCTTAATGAAGAGGATAAAAAACGGCTTGTTGAAATTAATGAGAAGCTTGCTTTTTTTAATGCTACTTTTGGTCAGCATGTTTTAAAAGATGAAGCTGAATGGGTTTTATTTCTAGAACAAACAGATTTGTCTGGTTTGCCTGATGATCTTATTGCTTCAATGAAGGAAGTTGCGCGTGAAAGAGGACATGAGGGATCCTATGCATTAACATTGGCACGCTCAATGGTTGATCCTTTTTTAAGATTTTCTCGTCGCCGTGATTTACGTGAAAGAGCATTTCAAGCTTGGTCCAAACGTGGTGAAAATGATAACGAGAATGACAATCGGCCGATTATTTTAGAGATTGTTGCACTTCGTGATGAGAAGGCTAAATTATTAGGATATAAGTCATTTGCAGATTTGAAACTTGATAATACCATGGCAAAAAGTGTTGATGCTGTTATGGATTTGCTCACACCTGTATGGGAGCGTGCAAGAGCTAAAGCTTCTAGTGAACAAATTGAATTGCAAAATTTTGCACATGATCAGGGAAGCAATGAGACTTTAGAAGCTTGGGATTGGCGTTATTACGCTGAAAAACTTCGCACTGAAAAATTCTCTTTCGATGGATCTGAAATTAAATGTTATTTTCAGCTTGATCGTATCATTAAAGCAGCTTTTGGGGTAGCAGAAAAGCTCTTTGGTATTACATTTGAAGAAAAGAATGCTATTACGCTTTGGCATCCTGATGCACGTTTGTGGGAAGTAAGGCAATCTGATGGAAGCCTGCTAGGGCATTTTATCGGTGATTATTTTGCACGCTCTTCAAAAAGATCTGGTGCATGGATGAGTAGTTTACAATCGCAACATAAATTGGATGGCGAACAAAAACCTATTATCTATAATGTTTGTAATTTTGCTAAGCCACCCAAAGAAGAGATTGCACTTTTATCGCTTGATGATGCGCGTACATTGTTTCATGAATTTGGTCATGCATTACATGGTTTGCTTTCTAATGTGACATGGCCATCTGTAGCTGGAACATCTGTTTCGCGTGATTTTGTTGAACTTCCTTCTCAACTTTATGAACATTGGTTAACCGTACCAGAGATTTTAAAATCGTATGCTACGCATGTAAAAACAGGGCTTCCTATGCCACAAACATTGATGGATAAAGTCTTATCTGCACAGAAATTTAATGCTGGTTTTGCTGCGGTTGAATTTACCTCATCGGCTCTCGTGGATATGGCTTTTCATCAGGGAAAAACAGTAACCAATCCAACACTATTTGAACGCCA
It encodes:
- the mgtE gene encoding magnesium transporter, producing MTEIKTTFDFKNSSPEVLAEKLKNLHFADSIDIINDLDIMQRVAVLSLLPLDYAIELFDKPELEQPAAILELLPVNHSVEILDGMSADAAADVFQEMDQETCKKLYALLKPLTRAELKKLTSYPDHTAGALMTTEFIAIPANWTVKRTLDYIRDVERTRETVYTSYVIDPKTGTLLKAVSLRSLILASPDDQILNISTHDTPITISPFTHHEDIARLFQRHDLLSVPVIDDSNHVIGIVTVDDVLDTMVEEMSEDAYKFGGMEALDKPYMQINFLGMMKKRGGWLALLFLGEMLTASAMQYFETELEKVITLTLFIPLIMSSGGNSGSQATSLIIRALALRELTLKDWWKIILREIPAGISLGLLLGLIGMMRIALWQELGIYNYGEHWIFIAITVGAALVGIVTFGSLSGSMLPFILKRFGFDPASASAPLVATLVDVMGIVIYFSVASFILSGTLL
- the typA gene encoding translational GTPase TypA; the protein is MQLRNIAIIAHVDHGKTTLVDELLKQSGNFRDNQRTSERMMDSNDIEKERGITILAKVTSVIWKDTRINIVDTPGHADFGGEVERILNMVDGAIVLVDAAEGPMPQTKFVVGKALKVGLRPIVAINKIDRADARADEVINEVFDLFAALDATDEQLDFPILYGSGRDGWMAETPEGPKDQGLTPLFDLVTRHVPSPHVAEGPFRMIGTILEADPFLGRIITGRIHSGSIKPNQSVKVLGQDGKLLETGRISKILAFRGLERQPIEESVAGDIVAIAGLQKGTVADTFCDPTVNEPLTAQPIDPPTVTMSFLVNDSPLAGTEGDKVTSRVIRDRLFKEAEGNVALKIEESADKDSFYVSGRGELQLAVLIENMRREGFELSVSRPRVVMQKDENGTTLEPIEEVVIDVDEEYSGTVVQKMSERKGEMVELRPSGGNRVRLVFYAPTRGLIGYQSELLTDTRGTAIMNRLFHAYEPYKGDISGRVNGVMISNDNGESVAYALFNLEDRGPMVIDAGVKVYQGMIIGIHSRDNDLEVNVLKGKKLTNMRASGKDEAVKLTPPLKMTLERALAWIQDDELVEVTPKNIRLRKLYLDPNERKRFEKTRASISS
- a CDS encoding M3 family metallopeptidase; translated protein: MTKEAVLDWKGFSGLPDFSSISDEDFRPAFEQALQEAEQELETIATVQEPATLESFLQPFELSGKALDRVCSIFFLRSSADSNALIQKLEQEFVVKLSRYSSKIMMDARIFTKIDALYKQSQQGMYDSETTRVLELWWKKFVCNGARLNEEDKKRLVEINEKLAFFNATFGQHVLKDEAEWVLFLEQTDLSGLPDDLIASMKEVARERGHEGSYALTLARSMVDPFLRFSRRRDLRERAFQAWSKRGENDNENDNRPIILEIVALRDEKAKLLGYKSFADLKLDNTMAKSVDAVMDLLTPVWERARAKASSEQIELQNFAHDQGSNETLEAWDWRYYAEKLRTEKFSFDGSEIKCYFQLDRIIKAAFGVAEKLFGITFEEKNAITLWHPDARLWEVRQSDGSLLGHFIGDYFARSSKRSGAWMSSLQSQHKLDGEQKPIIYNVCNFAKPPKEEIALLSLDDARTLFHEFGHALHGLLSNVTWPSVAGTSVSRDFVELPSQLYEHWLTVPEILKSYATHVKTGLPMPQTLMDKVLSAQKFNAGFAAVEFTSSALVDMAFHQGKTVTNPTLFERQELEKLQMPKTIIMRHRPAHFTHIFSGDGYAAGYYSYMWSEVLDADAFQAFEETGNVFDSELSDRLKRFIYSAGGSHDPEELYKAFRGRLPSPEAMIKKRGL